One Rhodoferax ferrireducens T118 DNA segment encodes these proteins:
- a CDS encoding methyl-accepting chemotaxis protein has translation MFASIRSRLIGISVLVVILAVVTATLVSYSLARGFLLEDIAANLAQTAKAEGKRIGLWAKMQKDIVTSMATQANAVDPNVGLQQAIDAGKLDLAYVGHADKRMISVPSRNRPADYDPTARPWYKLADSQGKAVLTAPYIGASSKKLVVSFAYPVKEGSNTVAVVATDVALEDVLKDLQQIKPTASGFAFIVDKDGKIIAHPRAELTLKPLAELSKDLTPDVISRALKEGAEPPRAQIDGNGFLLKGTPVPETDWTLVTAASESEALARLNQLLTYAALTIVAVGIAAALLSMGVVNHLLGGLVRIRDAMREIGSGSGDLTQRLPVQGRDEISEMAQAFNEFVQKTEQVMRDVRSSSASIANASREVAAGSLDLSNRTEQTASSLEETAASMQELTETVRHSADSANMANQLAGSASQIAHRGGEVVSQVVSTMNDISTSSARISDIIQVIDGIAFQTNILALNAAVEAARAGEQGRGFAVVASEVRSLAGRSAEAAKEIKSLIVNSVERVEAGISLVAAAGQTMNEIVQSIGKVSEIVGDISSQTSDQRHGIDEINAAIRQLDQMTQQNAALVEESTAAADSMSDQAQRLAQVVAAFKLSDTQNTPMSRPFRTEPVRIKAPSVLEHCGPLQL, from the coding sequence ATGTTTGCATCGATTCGATCGCGCCTGATTGGCATCAGTGTGTTGGTTGTGATTTTGGCGGTTGTTACCGCCACGTTGGTCAGCTACAGCTTGGCGCGTGGTTTCTTACTTGAGGACATTGCTGCCAACTTGGCACAAACGGCCAAGGCTGAGGGTAAGCGTATTGGCTTGTGGGCAAAAATGCAAAAGGACATAGTGACCTCGATGGCAACACAAGCCAACGCAGTCGATCCCAATGTTGGTTTGCAGCAGGCAATCGATGCCGGAAAGCTGGACCTTGCCTACGTCGGTCATGCCGACAAACGCATGATATCGGTGCCATCTCGGAATCGGCCGGCGGATTACGACCCAACTGCACGTCCCTGGTACAAGCTGGCCGATAGCCAGGGTAAAGCCGTTCTCACCGCACCTTATATCGGAGCATCCAGCAAGAAGCTGGTCGTATCTTTTGCATATCCCGTCAAGGAAGGATCCAACACTGTGGCTGTGGTAGCAACAGATGTCGCGCTGGAAGATGTTCTAAAAGACTTGCAGCAAATTAAGCCGACAGCCAGCGGATTTGCATTTATTGTGGACAAGGACGGAAAGATCATTGCCCACCCTCGCGCCGAACTCACACTTAAGCCCCTGGCAGAGCTTTCCAAAGATTTAACTCCAGACGTGATATCACGCGCGCTGAAAGAGGGGGCCGAACCACCACGGGCCCAAATTGACGGAAATGGGTTTTTGCTAAAGGGAACACCGGTACCAGAAACCGACTGGACCTTGGTAACCGCAGCCAGCGAGAGCGAAGCCTTGGCGCGCTTGAATCAGTTGCTTACGTATGCTGCGCTGACCATTGTTGCCGTTGGAATTGCAGCGGCACTTCTTTCGATGGGTGTTGTAAACCATCTGCTTGGCGGTCTTGTGAGGATACGGGATGCGATGCGAGAGATCGGCTCTGGTTCAGGAGATTTGACTCAGCGCCTTCCCGTCCAAGGGCGGGATGAAATTTCCGAGATGGCGCAGGCTTTCAATGAGTTTGTTCAGAAGACCGAGCAGGTTATGCGTGATGTGCGTTCCAGCAGCGCATCCATCGCAAACGCCTCCCGAGAAGTCGCTGCAGGCTCTCTGGATTTAAGCAATCGAACTGAGCAAACGGCCAGCAGTTTGGAGGAAACGGCGGCATCCATGCAGGAATTGACGGAGACGGTGCGGCATAGCGCCGATTCAGCGAATATGGCCAATCAGCTTGCTGGCAGTGCTAGCCAAATAGCACACCGTGGTGGAGAGGTTGTGTCGCAGGTGGTTTCCACAATGAACGACATCTCCACCAGTTCAGCCAGGATATCTGACATCATCCAAGTCATTGACGGTATTGCGTTCCAGACCAATATCCTCGCGCTCAATGCTGCGGTAGAGGCTGCGCGTGCTGGTGAACAGGGCCGCGGATTTGCCGTGGTGGCCAGCGAAGTGCGCAGTCTTGCTGGACGCTCCGCTGAAGCAGCAAAAGAGATCAAGAGTCTCATCGTCAATAGCGTTGAGCGAGTCGAAGCAGGTATCAGTCTAGTCGCTGCGGCAGGCCAGACCATGAATGAGATTGTTCAGAGCATTGGAAAGGTGTCAGAGATCGTTGGTGATATCAGCTCGCAGACATCTGATCAACGGCATGGCATTGATGAAATCAATGCTGCTATCCGGCAACTCGATCAGATGACGCAACAGAACGCTGCGCTGGTGGAAGAGTCAACGGCTGCTGCCGACAGCATGAGTGATCAGGCACAGCGCTTGGCCCAAGTGGTGGCCGCGTTCAAACTCAGCGATACCCAAAATACTCCAATGAGTCGGCCTTTTCGAACTGAACCAGTCCGGATCAAAGCACCATCGGTCCTTGAGCACTGTGGGCCCCTCCAGCTTTAA
- a CDS encoding AI-2E family transporter, with the protein MTDSTSVQHDGMGAQAETAATEPAEPSRVLLHMPVDVRSVSLVVIATLASVFALRWAGAVFIPVLVGLLFSYALSPVVDWLQLLRIPRALSAAVLILGILSGIGAGAYSLSDDASKLVELLPAAAQKLHDSVRSLPGKPNNTLTTVQRAAAQIEQAADESTQAAPVSRSVQRVQIEKPKFNIKDHLWSGTMGLLGMLGQIGMVALITFFLMASGDQFRRKLIKLTGPTLSKKKVTLQALNQIHDQIQRYMLVQLFTSILVGLATWLSFLAIGLEHAAVWGVAAGVLDLIPYVGSVAIATGSALVSFLQFGTLEMALIVSGTSLVIHSIEAFLLTPWLTSRTNKMNPVAIFVGVLAWGWLWGIWGLLLGVPILVVIKAICDRIEDLKPVGEFLGA; encoded by the coding sequence GTGACAGATTCAACTTCAGTGCAACACGACGGTATGGGTGCGCAGGCAGAGACAGCGGCCACCGAGCCGGCAGAACCATCGCGCGTGCTACTGCATATGCCAGTGGACGTGCGCAGCGTTTCGCTGGTGGTGATAGCTACGCTGGCCAGCGTTTTTGCGTTGCGTTGGGCCGGTGCCGTCTTTATTCCGGTGTTGGTCGGCTTGCTTTTCAGTTATGCACTGTCGCCGGTGGTGGATTGGCTGCAGTTGCTCCGGATCCCACGCGCATTGAGCGCAGCGGTATTGATATTGGGCATTCTCAGCGGCATCGGAGCAGGTGCTTATTCTTTGAGCGATGACGCCAGCAAGCTGGTCGAATTGCTCCCCGCGGCCGCGCAAAAGCTGCACGATTCGGTTCGATCCCTGCCAGGCAAGCCGAACAATACACTGACAACAGTGCAGAGGGCGGCCGCTCAAATTGAGCAAGCGGCCGATGAGTCGACCCAGGCCGCACCGGTTAGCCGGAGCGTCCAACGGGTGCAGATTGAAAAGCCCAAGTTCAATATCAAGGACCATCTGTGGAGCGGCACCATGGGACTGCTGGGGATGTTGGGCCAGATCGGGATGGTGGCGCTGATCACTTTCTTTCTCATGGCCTCGGGCGACCAGTTCCGGCGCAAGTTGATCAAACTTACCGGACCCACGCTGAGCAAGAAGAAAGTCACGTTGCAGGCACTCAATCAGATTCACGACCAGATCCAACGCTACATGCTGGTGCAGCTGTTTACAAGTATCCTGGTCGGTTTGGCCACCTGGTTGAGCTTCTTGGCCATCGGTCTGGAGCACGCGGCGGTATGGGGTGTTGCCGCAGGTGTGCTCGATCTGATTCCCTATGTCGGCAGTGTGGCCATCGCGACCGGTTCGGCGCTGGTGAGCTTCCTGCAGTTTGGCACGCTGGAGATGGCGCTGATAGTAAGCGGAACTTCCCTGGTGATTCATTCGATCGAAGCTTTCCTGCTGACACCTTGGTTGACGAGTCGCACCAACAAGATGAATCCGGTTGCCATCTTCGTCGGCGTACTGGCCTGGGGCTGGCTCTGGGGCATATGGGGACTTTTGCTAGGGGTTCCGATCCTAGTGGTCATCAAGGCTATTTGCGACCGGATTGAAGACCTTAAGCCGGTTGGTGAATTCCTCGGTGCTTGA
- a CDS encoding sigma-54-dependent transcriptional regulator, with protein MTEIFQVLVVEDDPDVRLGCEQALQLEDIPASGLDSAEKALRRVTRDFPGVVVSDIRLPGMDGMALLKELRAIDPDLPVVLITGHGDVSLAVQAMKDGAHDFIEKPFSPDYLVEVVRRALDKRRLTLEVRQLRARLSNRDQLEAKLLGRSPAMARVRQLVADLGNSAADILIQGETGTGKELVARCLHEAGPSRSGHFVAINCGGLPETLFESEIFGHEAGAYTGAGKRRIGKIEYASGGTLLLDEIESMPLSMQIKLLRVLQERSLERLGSNSPIPVNCRVIAATKVDLKELSDQGRFRADLYYRLNAVTLQLPPLRERREDIPLMFEHFLLQGAARHQRPVSAAEPPRQGRLMAYDWPGNVRELRNVADRWVLGIELGFPPFAAEVSAGPRQLAETVEAFESALIAEALSRNGGSLARTAEAVGMAKTTLHDKIRKYRLGKLN; from the coding sequence ATGACTGAAATCTTCCAGGTACTGGTGGTCGAGGACGACCCGGACGTCCGCCTGGGCTGCGAACAGGCCCTGCAGCTGGAAGACATTCCGGCCAGCGGCCTGGACAGCGCCGAAAAGGCCCTGCGCCGCGTCACGCGCGATTTTCCCGGCGTGGTCGTGAGCGACATCCGACTGCCGGGTATGGACGGCATGGCCCTACTCAAGGAACTGCGGGCCATTGACCCGGATCTGCCGGTCGTGCTGATTACCGGCCACGGCGACGTGTCCCTGGCGGTCCAGGCCATGAAGGACGGCGCCCACGACTTTATCGAAAAGCCCTTCTCCCCGGACTACCTGGTGGAAGTGGTGCGCCGGGCCCTAGACAAACGCCGCCTGACCCTGGAAGTGCGTCAACTGCGCGCCCGTCTGAGCAACCGAGACCAACTTGAAGCCAAGCTCCTCGGCCGCTCGCCGGCCATGGCCCGGGTGCGGCAACTGGTGGCTGACCTAGGCAACAGCGCTGCCGACATTCTCATCCAGGGTGAAACTGGCACCGGCAAGGAACTGGTGGCCCGCTGCCTGCACGAAGCCGGGCCGAGTCGCTCCGGCCACTTCGTCGCCATCAACTGCGGCGGCCTGCCAGAGACCCTGTTCGAAAGCGAAATATTTGGCCACGAGGCAGGGGCTTATACCGGTGCCGGCAAGCGCCGAATTGGAAAGATCGAGTACGCTAGCGGTGGCACCTTGTTGCTCGACGAAATCGAGTCGATGCCTCTCAGCATGCAGATCAAGCTCCTGCGGGTGCTGCAGGAACGCAGCCTGGAACGGCTGGGCTCCAACTCCCCCATCCCGGTGAACTGCCGGGTTATCGCCGCAACCAAGGTGGACCTGAAGGAGCTATCGGACCAAGGCCGCTTCCGCGCCGACCTCTACTACCGGCTCAATGCCGTCACTTTACAGCTGCCGCCCCTGCGCGAGCGGCGGGAAGATATTCCCCTCATGTTCGAGCACTTCCTGCTGCAAGGTGCTGCCCGTCATCAGAGACCGGTGTCTGCAGCCGAGCCACCCCGTCAGGGCCGCCTGATGGCTTACGACTGGCCAGGCAATGTGCGGGAACTGCGAAACGTGGCCGACCGCTGGGTGCTGGGTATTGAGCTCGGTTTCCCGCCCTTCGCAGCCGAGGTTTCCGCCGGTCCCCGGCAACTGGCGGAGACCGTGGAAGCCTTCGAGAGCGCGCTCATTGCGGAAGCCCTGAGCCGAAACGGAGGTAGCCTGGCGCGTACTGCCGAAGCCGTGGGTATGGCCAAGACCACGCTGCACGACAAAATCAGAAAGTACCGTTTAGGGAAGTTGAATTGA